The following coding sequences are from one Musa acuminata AAA Group cultivar baxijiao chromosome BXJ1-6, Cavendish_Baxijiao_AAA, whole genome shotgun sequence window:
- the LOC103989208 gene encoding glucan endo-1,3-beta-D-glucosidase isoform X2, with product MAPRAESTFLSLPALYLALLLLLSVPLARAQGQKTWCVAKPSSDEATLTANLNYACSQVDCSILQRGCGCFYPDNLISHASIAMNLYYQSRGRNYWNCYFKNSALVVTTDPSFGNCVYEYI from the exons ATGGCTCCGAGAGCAGAATCCACCTTCCTCTCCCTCCCTGCTCTCTACCTCGCTCTCCTACTCCTCCTCTCTGTGCCTCTCGCGCGGGCGCAGGGACAG AAAACATGGTGCGTGGCGAAGCCTTCTTCCGACGAAGCCACCCTCACCGCGAACCTGAACTACGCCTGCTCTCAAGTGGACTGCAGCATCCTACAGCGGGGATGCGGATGTTTCTACCCAGACAACCTCATCTCCCACGCCTCCATCGCCATGAACCTCTACTACCAGTCCAGGGGCCGGAACTACTGGAACTGCTACTTCAAGAACTCGGCCCTCGTCGTGACGACCGACCCCA GTTTCGGTAACTGCGTCTACGAATACATCTGA
- the LOC103989208 gene encoding glucan endo-1,3-beta-D-glucosidase isoform X1, with translation MAPRAESTFLSLPALYLALLLLLSVPLARAQGQCCSQKTWCVAKPSSDEATLTANLNYACSQVDCSILQRGCGCFYPDNLISHASIAMNLYYQSRGRNYWNCYFKNSALVVTTDPSFGNCVYEYI, from the exons ATGGCTCCGAGAGCAGAATCCACCTTCCTCTCCCTCCCTGCTCTCTACCTCGCTCTCCTACTCCTCCTCTCTGTGCCTCTCGCGCGGGCGCAGGGACAG TGCTGTTCGCAGAAAACATGGTGCGTGGCGAAGCCTTCTTCCGACGAAGCCACCCTCACCGCGAACCTGAACTACGCCTGCTCTCAAGTGGACTGCAGCATCCTACAGCGGGGATGCGGATGTTTCTACCCAGACAACCTCATCTCCCACGCCTCCATCGCCATGAACCTCTACTACCAGTCCAGGGGCCGGAACTACTGGAACTGCTACTTCAAGAACTCGGCCCTCGTCGTGACGACCGACCCCA GTTTCGGTAACTGCGTCTACGAATACATCTGA